A portion of the Terriglobales bacterium genome contains these proteins:
- a CDS encoding phage holin family protein, whose translation MIYALVRWLLMSLSLLIVSYVVPGFSVNGLGAALIGALVFGFLNATLGLVLKVLTFPFTILTLGLFWFVINAIILKITSAIVPGFFIRSFGSALVGAILLTLVNMLLKALIGKAERAK comes from the coding sequence ATGATCTACGCTCTCGTTCGCTGGCTGTTAATGTCCCTGAGTCTGCTGATCGTTTCCTACGTCGTCCCCGGCTTTTCTGTGAACGGGCTCGGAGCGGCGTTAATCGGCGCACTGGTCTTTGGCTTCCTCAACGCCACGCTCGGACTCGTGCTCAAGGTCCTCACGTTCCCATTCACGATCCTCACGCTTGGACTCTTCTGGTTCGTGATCAACGCGATCATCCTGAAGATCACCTCGGCAATAGTGCCTGGATTCTTTATCCGGTCTTTCGGCTCTGCCCTTGTTGGCGCCATTCTGCTGACGCTCGTGAACATGCTGCTGAAGGCTTTGATCGGCAAGGCGGAACGGGCAAAGTAA
- a CDS encoding R3H domain-containing nucleic acid-binding protein yields MPIQDRVAAARRVDEVLRNTIQLAGFRLKYRISANPPVNTDLGESPEIVVDFAGPDSPLLLERNGELLRALEHVSLKVLRLESEEHDKLSFDCMNFKTLRAQELKLAAEVAAERVRKTGQPYQFAPMSARERRMLHLAMRDQADLRTESSGEAERRFVVVYPRDYKGAAPVPMMRGRGRR; encoded by the coding sequence ATGCCGATCCAAGATCGAGTTGCCGCCGCCCGACGTGTTGACGAAGTCCTGCGCAATACCATTCAGCTAGCTGGATTTCGCTTGAAGTATCGCATCAGCGCGAATCCTCCAGTGAATACTGACCTGGGAGAGAGTCCTGAAATCGTAGTCGATTTCGCCGGCCCGGATAGCCCGCTGCTCCTTGAGCGCAATGGCGAGCTCTTGCGCGCGCTGGAGCATGTCTCATTGAAAGTGCTACGCCTGGAGTCGGAGGAGCATGACAAGCTCAGCTTCGACTGCATGAACTTCAAAACGCTGCGCGCACAGGAGCTGAAACTGGCCGCGGAAGTCGCCGCCGAACGCGTGCGCAAGACCGGTCAACCCTATCAATTTGCTCCAATGTCCGCGCGCGAACGGCGCATGCTTCACCTAGCCATGCGCGACCAGGCCGACCTCCGAACCGAAAGCTCGGGGGAAGCCGAGCGCCGCTTCGTTGTCGTGTACCCGAGAGATTACAAGGGAGCTGCGCCAGTGCCGATGATGCGAGGACGTGGGAGACGATAG
- a CDS encoding glycoside hydrolase family 3 protein: MLNPRLRAIIIALLFVLPAFAKEEKFSKAGPVQLTLDGNKWAEKTLKKMSVEEKIGQMIQIRAYADFLNEESDAYRQVSDAIKKYHLGSIILTVRVYDGLLLKDLPYEAAAITNLFQKESKLPLLVAADFERGLSMRLNETPAFPHAMAFGATQNPELEQRFAAITAQESRAIGVHWNFFPVADVNINPKNPIINTRSFGEDPQAVAAMVAAYIKGSRENGMLSTAKHFPGHGDTATDSHLGVATVSGDTQRLESVELPPFQKAVEAGVDSIMVAHVTIPALEPDADKVATTSHKIVTDLLRDKMHFRGLIVTDALEMHGLTRLYPENGPNPAGRAAVDAVKAGNDMVLLPSDLEGAFKGLVEAVRSKEISQQQIDASVLKILRAKASLGLHKARRVDLENVARVVSLPQSIDFAQQVADSAATLVRDNRQVLPLPLSTQQIPGTSGTGGAYRSPSAGMALVGVVITDDVRSEYGRVFEIELRRRARGTKVYVVDGSIARGMTPEILDAVKQAEKVVVAAYVVPTAAKQTIVNGQLTNTVGLNDATGNLMQQLLDVAGQKTAVIAMGNPYLASNFPSVQTYICTYSNAPTAERSAVKLLFGEMQLKGKLPVSLPGIAERGFGLELKPEELRVAQRP, translated from the coding sequence ATGCTGAATCCCAGGCTGCGTGCCATCATCATCGCCCTCTTGTTTGTGCTTCCTGCTTTCGCAAAAGAAGAAAAATTCTCCAAGGCAGGACCCGTTCAACTGACCCTCGACGGAAACAAATGGGCGGAAAAAACGCTGAAGAAGATGTCGGTCGAAGAGAAGATTGGGCAGATGATCCAGATTCGCGCGTACGCGGATTTTCTCAACGAAGAGAGCGACGCATACCGGCAAGTCAGCGACGCTATTAAGAAGTACCACCTCGGCTCGATCATTCTGACGGTCCGCGTTTACGACGGACTCCTGCTGAAAGATCTTCCGTATGAGGCTGCCGCGATCACGAATCTTTTTCAGAAAGAATCGAAGTTGCCACTGCTGGTCGCGGCCGACTTTGAGCGGGGACTCTCCATGCGTCTGAACGAGACTCCGGCCTTTCCGCATGCGATGGCGTTCGGGGCCACACAGAATCCGGAGCTCGAGCAAAGATTCGCCGCGATCACCGCCCAGGAATCACGGGCCATCGGAGTGCACTGGAATTTCTTTCCTGTTGCTGACGTAAACATCAACCCTAAGAATCCCATCATCAACACGCGTTCATTCGGCGAGGACCCTCAGGCCGTTGCGGCCATGGTCGCAGCCTACATAAAAGGGTCGCGTGAGAATGGAATGCTGAGCACGGCCAAGCACTTTCCTGGACACGGAGACACTGCCACCGATTCCCATCTTGGCGTTGCTACGGTCTCCGGAGACACCCAGCGGCTTGAATCAGTCGAGCTCCCGCCCTTCCAGAAAGCTGTGGAGGCCGGAGTGGATTCCATCATGGTTGCGCACGTTACGATTCCTGCTTTGGAGCCCGATGCGGACAAGGTTGCGACTACGTCACACAAGATCGTGACGGACTTGCTAAGAGACAAGATGCATTTTCGGGGTCTCATCGTGACCGATGCCCTTGAGATGCATGGATTGACGCGTCTCTATCCCGAGAATGGACCCAATCCCGCCGGACGCGCCGCAGTGGATGCCGTGAAGGCTGGAAACGATATGGTTCTACTGCCCTCTGATCTCGAAGGGGCTTTCAAAGGTCTGGTTGAAGCAGTGAGGAGCAAAGAGATTTCGCAGCAGCAGATTGATGCCTCGGTGCTCAAAATTCTGCGTGCGAAGGCATCGCTTGGATTGCATAAGGCCAGGCGAGTAGATCTGGAAAATGTCGCGCGCGTCGTGAGCCTCCCGCAGAGCATCGATTTCGCACAGCAGGTTGCCGACTCGGCTGCAACTCTGGTCCGAGACAATCGACAAGTGCTCCCTCTGCCGCTTTCGACGCAACAGATTCCCGGAACCAGCGGGACGGGAGGCGCGTATCGTTCTCCAAGCGCCGGAATGGCATTGGTTGGCGTAGTGATCACCGACGACGTGCGCAGTGAGTACGGCCGGGTATTTGAAATTGAACTGCGGCGCCGAGCCCGTGGGACCAAAGTCTATGTTGTAGATGGGTCCATCGCGCGCGGAATGACGCCGGAAATCCTTGATGCCGTCAAGCAAGCTGAGAAGGTGGTAGTTGCGGCTTATGTGGTACCCACCGCAGCTAAGCAAACGATTGTCAACGGACAACTAACTAACACCGTCGGATTAAACGACGCCACAGGGAATCTGATGCAGCAGTTGTTGGACGTTGCGGGGCAAAAGACAGCTGTAATTGCCATGGGGAATCCATATCTAGCGTCCAACTTTCCCAGCGTGCAGACGTATATTTGCACATACTCGAATGCGCCGACTGCGGAACGCAGCGCAGTGAAGCTGCTTTTCGGCGAGATGCAACTCAAGGGTAAGCTTCCGGTTAGTCTGCCGGGCATCGCTGAACGTGGTTTCGGTTTGGAACTCAAGCCCGAAGAACTGCGCGTTGCCCAGCGCCCGTAA
- the miaA gene encoding tRNA (adenosine(37)-N6)-dimethylallyltransferase MiaA has protein sequence MSLEPLLVVILGPTASGKTALSLRIAEQFGGEIVSCDSVAVYREFDIGTAKPSKAERQRVRHHLIDVASPIEEFTAGDYARLARKTIADIHSRECLPIVVGGTGLYLRALLEGLFEGPARSEQLRIRLRRRADQRTIEHLHRILSRLDPEAAARIHPNDTPKLIRAIEVCLLAGERLTVMWDKGRDPLTGFRILRIGLEPERNVLYERINTRCAGMFEAGLIEETRRLLTAYQSPDATHDSDPRPVARPLASLGYRQATQHLRGELTADVALLAAQQAHRNYAKRQLTWFRREPDVSWFPAFGDDPEVQQEVLKMIAREVEQTSRQSQQVTSESPMSSQARTDILEKLKIF, from the coding sequence ATGAGCCTCGAACCTCTCCTCGTCGTGATTCTTGGGCCGACTGCAAGCGGTAAGACCGCGCTGTCGCTGAGAATTGCCGAGCAATTCGGCGGCGAGATCGTAAGCTGCGACTCGGTAGCGGTATACCGCGAATTCGACATTGGAACAGCGAAGCCAAGCAAGGCGGAGCGTCAACGGGTTCGCCACCACTTGATCGATGTAGCATCGCCCATCGAAGAGTTTACTGCCGGCGATTATGCGCGTTTGGCTCGGAAGACGATCGCGGATATCCACAGTCGGGAGTGCTTACCGATCGTGGTTGGGGGTACGGGACTCTACTTGCGGGCCTTGCTTGAAGGGCTGTTCGAAGGCCCGGCCCGCTCAGAACAGCTGCGCATTCGCCTGCGGCGCCGGGCCGACCAGCGGACGATCGAACATCTGCATCGCATTTTGTCGCGACTGGATCCCGAAGCCGCAGCCAGGATTCATCCTAATGACACCCCTAAACTGATTCGAGCTATTGAGGTTTGCTTGCTGGCGGGTGAACGACTTACGGTGATGTGGGACAAGGGACGCGATCCACTAACGGGATTTCGCATTCTGCGCATTGGTCTGGAACCAGAACGGAACGTGCTATACGAGCGCATCAATACTCGTTGTGCTGGAATGTTCGAAGCGGGACTGATTGAGGAGACGCGGCGATTGCTCACCGCCTATCAGTCGCCGGATGCCACACACGACTCCGACCCGCGTCCCGTCGCTCGTCCTCTGGCGTCGTTGGGATATCGTCAGGCAACGCAGCACTTGCGGGGCGAGCTTACCGCAGATGTTGCTCTCCTGGCGGCTCAGCAAGCACACCGCAATTACGCAAAGCGCCAGCTCACGTGGTTTCGCCGCGAGCCGGACGTGAGTTGGTTTCCTGCGTTCGGCGACGATCCAGAGGTCCAGCAAGAAGTTCTTAAAATGATCGCGCGCGAGGTAGAGCAAACAAGTCGCCAGTCGCAGCAAGTCACATCCGAATCCCCGATGAGCTCGCAAGCACGAACCGACATTCTCGAGAAGCTTAAGATTTTCTAA
- the lepA gene encoding translation elongation factor 4, producing the protein MDRQYIRNFAIIAHIDHGKSTLSDRLLELTGSLTEREMQAQVLDAMDLERERGITIKAHAVRMMYTAKDGKLYQLNLIDTPGHVDFSYEVSRSLASCEGTLLIVDASQGVEAQTLANAYLAIHNGLEIIPVINKIDLPSADIPRVKEMIEHAVGLDASNALLVSAKTGEGVPDVLEAIVKRLPPPKGPADAPLQGLIFDSWFDPYRGVIVLTRIVAGTLRKGMKIRLWSNGEVFDVEQLGVLTPKPVEIDQLEAGEVGFLMANIKNVAHPKIGDTITEDAHPAIEALPGFEELKPMVFAGLYTVDAHEHTLLRDALEKLRLNDSSFFFEPESSAALGFGFRCGFLGLLHMEIIQERLEREFNLDLITTAPSVRYRVTKTDGTVVEVDNPSKWISQSEIAKVEEPVITAMIMTNEEYVGGILKLVEEKRGKQKNFEYVSSNRVMLTYELPLNEIVLDFYDRLKSVSRGYASLDYHLSGTWESPVVKLDILISGDPVDALSIIVHRDSAYERGRALASKMKELIPRQMFEVAIQAAIGGKVIARETVAAIRKNVLAKCYGGDITRKRKLLEKQKEGKKRMKRIGRVDIPQEAFLAVLKVGE; encoded by the coding sequence ATGGATCGTCAGTACATCCGAAATTTCGCGATCATCGCGCATATCGATCATGGAAAATCCACGCTTTCCGATCGCCTGCTTGAGTTGACTGGCTCCCTCACCGAACGCGAGATGCAGGCGCAGGTGCTCGACGCAATGGATCTCGAGCGCGAGCGCGGCATCACCATCAAGGCTCATGCTGTCCGCATGATGTACACCGCCAAGGACGGCAAGCTATACCAACTCAACCTGATCGATACGCCCGGCCACGTGGACTTTAGCTACGAAGTCTCGCGCTCCCTGGCTTCCTGCGAAGGCACCCTGCTCATCGTCGATGCCTCGCAGGGGGTCGAGGCCCAGACTCTGGCTAATGCGTACCTGGCGATTCACAACGGACTAGAGATCATTCCTGTCATCAACAAGATCGATCTGCCCAGCGCCGACATTCCTCGGGTCAAGGAGATGATCGAGCATGCCGTTGGCCTCGATGCTTCCAACGCTCTGCTGGTTAGCGCCAAGACCGGCGAAGGCGTTCCCGACGTGCTCGAAGCCATCGTGAAGCGCCTTCCTCCGCCCAAAGGTCCCGCCGATGCTCCTCTGCAGGGCCTGATTTTCGATTCCTGGTTCGATCCCTATCGCGGCGTCATTGTGCTCACGAGAATCGTCGCGGGAACGCTGCGCAAAGGAATGAAGATCCGCCTCTGGTCGAACGGCGAAGTCTTCGACGTGGAACAGTTGGGCGTACTTACGCCGAAGCCGGTAGAGATCGATCAGCTCGAAGCCGGCGAAGTCGGCTTCCTGATGGCCAACATCAAGAATGTGGCGCACCCCAAGATCGGCGACACCATCACCGAGGACGCCCATCCCGCAATCGAAGCTTTGCCAGGATTCGAAGAACTCAAGCCGATGGTCTTCGCCGGCCTCTATACCGTCGACGCCCATGAGCACACGCTCTTGCGCGATGCTCTCGAAAAACTTCGCCTGAACGATTCATCCTTTTTCTTTGAGCCCGAAAGCTCGGCCGCGCTCGGTTTCGGATTCCGCTGCGGATTCCTCGGCCTGCTGCACATGGAGATCATCCAGGAGCGGCTGGAGCGCGAGTTTAATCTCGATCTCATCACGACTGCGCCAAGCGTGCGCTATCGCGTAACGAAGACAGACGGCACGGTGGTGGAGGTCGATAATCCATCAAAGTGGATCTCCCAGAGCGAAATTGCCAAGGTCGAAGAGCCAGTGATCACTGCAATGATCATGACCAACGAAGAGTACGTTGGCGGCATTCTCAAGCTTGTGGAAGAGAAGCGGGGCAAGCAAAAGAACTTTGAATACGTGAGCTCCAATCGGGTAATGCTCACCTATGAGCTGCCTCTCAACGAAATCGTGCTCGACTTTTATGACCGTCTGAAATCAGTTTCGCGAGGATACGCTTCACTCGACTATCACCTCTCGGGTACGTGGGAGTCGCCGGTAGTGAAACTCGATATTTTGATCTCTGGCGATCCGGTTGATGCTCTTTCGATCATCGTGCACCGCGACAGCGCTTACGAGCGCGGACGCGCTCTCGCCTCCAAAATGAAGGAGCTGATTCCACGGCAGATGTTTGAAGTTGCGATTCAAGCCGCCATTGGCGGCAAAGTCATCGCTCGCGAAACTGTTGCGGCAATTCGCAAGAACGTACTGGCAAAATGCTATGGTGGCGATATTACGCGCAAGCGCAAACTCCTCGAGAAACAGAAAGAGGGCAAGAAGCGTATGAAGCGCATCGGTCGCGTAGATATCCCGCAAGAGGCATTCTTGGCGGTACTGAAGGTCGGAGAATAA
- a CDS encoding HU family DNA-binding protein has product MASGMTKTALVRNMAEKLEINNKQAAAFLQHLADTAIKETKKNGVFVIPGLGRLVKAERKARMGRNPQTGEPIKIKAKTVVKFRVAKAAKDSIAPKKG; this is encoded by the coding sequence ATGGCATCAGGCATGACCAAGACAGCCCTCGTCCGCAACATGGCCGAGAAACTTGAAATCAACAACAAACAGGCAGCGGCATTCCTTCAGCATCTCGCTGATACCGCCATCAAGGAAACCAAGAAGAACGGCGTGTTCGTGATTCCCGGACTTGGTCGTTTGGTGAAGGCCGAGCGCAAGGCGCGTATGGGCCGCAACCCCCAAACCGGCGAACCGATTAAGATCAAAGCCAAGACCGTCGTGAAGTTCCGCGTCGCCAAGGCTGCAAAGGACTCCATCGCTCCCAAGAAGGGCTAG
- a CDS encoding amino acid permease: MANSEEPEHRLKKTLGPWSLTALGIGAVIGSGIFTVIGTAIAGQKFDTSSILNAPLLDFLIRHSATFGRPGAGPALALSLVLVAIVCAFTALCYAELASMIPIAGSAYTYTYATIGELVAWIIGWDLILEYAVSNIAVCIGFSAHFVDLFDWFGIHPTAKWITPAYLPGGLSDLAGNKIYEPGWHLGFNVPAFLIVMLITIVLVRGIRESAETNNVMVILKISAILAFVIAGAHFINPSHYHPFFPNGWSGVLTGGSIIFFTYIGFDSVSTAAEEARNPQRDIPFGIIATLVVCTLLYVGVAVTLTGLVPWQSVMDDAAPVVNALKKLSLMPGGSVLRWIRLVVLFGAMMGMISSILVFQLGQARVWFSMSRDGLLPKLFSNVHPRFRTPAFSTWVAGFVVGLPAGLLDIGTASDLSNIGTLFAFALVSIGVLILRYREPERRRGFRAPGGPLAPLMSVVFCLLLMAGLPILTWLRFFCWLIIGLAIYFFYSRHRSEFAS, encoded by the coding sequence ATCGCCAACTCCGAAGAACCGGAGCATCGCCTTAAGAAGACGCTTGGTCCCTGGTCGCTAACTGCGCTTGGAATTGGCGCTGTCATCGGTTCTGGCATTTTCACTGTGATCGGGACCGCTATCGCAGGACAAAAATTCGACACGTCCTCCATCCTGAATGCTCCGCTGCTCGATTTCCTGATCCGTCACTCGGCGACTTTTGGGCGCCCAGGAGCCGGCCCTGCACTAGCGCTCTCACTTGTCCTCGTTGCGATTGTGTGCGCATTTACAGCCCTGTGCTACGCCGAGCTGGCGTCCATGATTCCCATTGCGGGAAGCGCTTACACGTACACCTACGCAACTATCGGAGAGCTAGTCGCGTGGATCATCGGCTGGGACCTAATTCTCGAGTACGCGGTCAGCAACATCGCAGTTTGCATTGGATTCTCAGCGCACTTTGTGGATTTGTTCGATTGGTTTGGGATTCACCCCACCGCAAAATGGATTACTCCCGCGTACCTTCCCGGAGGTCTGAGTGACTTGGCGGGCAACAAGATCTACGAGCCTGGGTGGCATCTGGGTTTCAATGTTCCGGCGTTCCTGATCGTGATGTTGATCACGATTGTGTTGGTGCGCGGTATTCGCGAGTCCGCCGAAACCAACAATGTAATGGTTATCTTGAAGATTTCGGCAATTCTAGCCTTTGTTATTGCGGGCGCGCATTTCATCAATCCTTCGCACTACCATCCGTTCTTCCCTAATGGATGGTCCGGAGTGCTGACCGGCGGCTCCATCATCTTTTTTACGTACATAGGATTCGATTCTGTATCGACGGCTGCGGAGGAAGCACGCAACCCCCAGCGCGATATACCGTTCGGAATTATCGCTACGCTCGTAGTCTGCACGCTGCTCTACGTTGGAGTGGCCGTCACTCTCACTGGCCTGGTGCCGTGGCAGTCTGTGATGGATGATGCCGCACCGGTCGTGAATGCGCTGAAGAAGCTTTCTTTGATGCCTGGTGGCAGCGTCCTTCGCTGGATTCGCCTGGTCGTCTTGTTCGGTGCCATGATGGGAATGATCTCTTCGATCCTGGTATTTCAGCTTGGACAGGCGCGGGTGTGGTTTTCCATGTCGCGGGATGGTCTCCTGCCAAAGCTCTTCAGCAACGTGCATCCCCGCTTTCGTACTCCGGCATTTTCGACTTGGGTGGCAGGATTCGTTGTGGGTCTTCCCGCTGGGCTGCTGGACATCGGTACGGCTTCGGACCTGTCCAACATCGGCACGCTCTTCGCATTCGCCCTGGTATCAATCGGGGTATTGATTCTGCGTTACCGCGAGCCGGAACGGCGTCGCGGGTTTCGCGCTCCGGGCGGGCCGCTGGCTCCCCTGATGAGTGTTGTTTTCTGTCTGTTACTCATGGCGGGACTGCCAATCCTGACCTGGTTGCGTTTCTTCTGCTGGCTAATCATTGGACTTGCCATCTACTTCTTCTACAGCCGCCACCGAAGCGAGTTCGCCAGTTAG
- the hslU gene encoding ATP-dependent protease ATPase subunit HslU, which produces MAIYLPGTQEEQELALDDLTPREIVSELDKYVVGQNAAKRAVAIALRNRMRRQKLSPELAEEIMPKNIIMIGPTGVGKTEIARRLARLANSPFLKVEASKFTEVGYVGRDVESIVRDLVEIAIDMVREERLEEVEDKAELNAEERLLDLLLPPTQSPAPAAGLALGTGDGERGGGDSQSRTREKLRQQLREGKLDERTVELDVRERSMPAFEIISNQGVEEMDINIKDMLPNIFGQRTKKRKMKVSEAFEYLIQEEEQRLIDMDQVTRTAVERVEQSGIVFLDEIDKIAGREGGHGPDVSREGVQRDILPIVEGTTVNTRYGMVRTDHILFIAAGAFHVSKPSDLIPELQGRFPIRVELQSLTIEDFIKILTEPKSSLVKQYTALLETEGLKLEFTRDALDEIANFAFRVNESTENIGARRLHTIMERVLDEISFAAPEMAKDHKDKVLVDADYVRKMVADIAKDQDLSRYIL; this is translated from the coding sequence GTGGCGATTTACCTCCCTGGAACCCAGGAAGAGCAGGAACTCGCGCTCGACGACCTTACGCCTCGCGAGATCGTTTCCGAACTCGATAAGTACGTTGTTGGCCAGAACGCCGCCAAGCGCGCGGTGGCCATTGCATTGCGCAATCGTATGCGCCGGCAGAAGCTCTCGCCTGAATTGGCGGAAGAGATCATGCCGAAGAACATCATCATGATCGGCCCCACCGGCGTGGGAAAAACCGAAATCGCCCGCCGCCTGGCTCGTCTAGCGAACTCCCCATTCCTGAAGGTGGAAGCGTCGAAGTTCACCGAAGTCGGCTACGTCGGACGCGACGTGGAATCGATCGTCCGTGACCTGGTCGAGATCGCTATCGATATGGTCCGGGAAGAGCGGCTCGAAGAAGTTGAAGACAAGGCTGAACTCAACGCCGAGGAACGCCTGCTGGATCTACTGCTTCCGCCGACTCAATCTCCCGCACCGGCTGCAGGCCTTGCTTTGGGAACCGGCGACGGTGAGCGCGGTGGTGGCGACTCGCAATCGCGCACCCGCGAAAAGCTCCGTCAGCAGCTTCGTGAGGGCAAACTAGACGAACGCACTGTCGAACTCGATGTGCGCGAACGCTCGATGCCCGCTTTCGAAATCATCTCCAACCAAGGCGTTGAGGAGATGGATATCAACATCAAGGACATGCTGCCCAACATCTTCGGCCAGCGCACAAAGAAGCGCAAAATGAAGGTCAGCGAAGCCTTCGAATACCTGATCCAGGAAGAGGAGCAGCGCCTTATCGACATGGATCAGGTCACGCGGACCGCGGTCGAGCGCGTGGAACAGTCAGGCATCGTCTTTCTTGACGAGATCGACAAGATTGCCGGCCGAGAGGGCGGCCATGGTCCTGATGTCTCGCGAGAAGGTGTGCAGCGCGACATTCTGCCAATCGTCGAAGGCACGACGGTCAACACCCGTTACGGCATGGTGCGTACGGACCACATCCTCTTTATCGCCGCAGGGGCCTTCCACGTCTCCAAGCCGAGCGATCTGATTCCAGAGCTGCAAGGACGATTCCCGATTCGGGTCGAGCTGCAGTCCCTGACGATCGAGGACTTTATCAAGATTCTCACCGAGCCGAAGTCGTCGCTGGTGAAGCAGTACACAGCTTTGCTCGAGACTGAAGGTCTGAAACTCGAATTTACCCGTGATGCGCTGGATGAGATCGCGAATTTCGCCTTCAGGGTCAACGAATCGACGGAAAATATTGGTGCCCGCCGGCTGCATACGATTATGGAGCGCGTTCTTGACGAAATCAGCTTTGCCGCCCCGGAGATGGCGAAGGACCACAAAGACAAAGTTCTCGTCGACGCCGACTATGTCAGGAAGATGGTTGCGGATATCGCCAAGGACCAGGATTTGTCGCGGTACATCTTGTAG
- a CDS encoding dual specificity protein phosphatase, producing the protein MTWITDRIAVGGGIWNELKMIEVAEAGVTHVINMQIEFDDRHLGVPHGINVLWNPTDDDFQFKPPELLQRGVDFALDALEHPNTKVFIHCAAGVHRAPMMTLAVLRAVGWELKEAMKLIQKRRPVVDFADVYVRSVEEFIKGYTAELAGTE; encoded by the coding sequence ATGACCTGGATAACCGACCGCATTGCGGTTGGGGGAGGTATCTGGAACGAACTTAAGATGATCGAAGTGGCGGAGGCTGGCGTCACGCACGTCATCAACATGCAGATTGAGTTCGACGATCGCCATCTTGGCGTACCCCACGGAATCAATGTCCTATGGAATCCGACCGACGACGACTTTCAGTTCAAGCCGCCGGAGCTGCTACAGCGGGGAGTGGACTTCGCCCTGGACGCTCTGGAGCATCCCAATACCAAAGTGTTCATTCACTGTGCTGCGGGAGTTCACCGCGCTCCCATGATGACTCTGGCCGTCCTGCGCGCCGTGGGATGGGAGCTGAAGGAAGCCATGAAACTCATCCAAAAGCGCCGGCCGGTAGTGGATTTTGCTGACGTATACGTGCGAAGTGTGGAGGAGTTCATCAAAGGCTATACGGCGGAGCTTGCGGGCACCGAATAG
- a CDS encoding HipA family kinase: MRGGAQSHLMFAEDGHYYVVKFQNNPQHIRVLANELLATRIAERVGLPVPIMEVLEISSWLIENTPDLRIRVGSSSVPCQHGLALGARFVLGPLEGQVYDYLPASALDRVRNLDAFAGMLALDKWTCNANGRQAVFWKKTRDKKYTATFVDQGYCFNAGEWNYPDSPLRGVYPRNEVYAGVRGWDSFEPWLSRIENIEPSILWEIAETVPPEWYGSTVDELERLVEQLIARRSRVRELIDGFRNSSRGAFQNWEKQSSQVAS; encoded by the coding sequence ATGCGCGGGGGCGCCCAAAGCCACTTGATGTTTGCCGAGGATGGCCATTACTACGTCGTAAAGTTCCAAAACAATCCCCAGCACATTCGCGTCCTGGCCAATGAACTACTGGCCACACGAATTGCTGAGCGAGTTGGCTTACCGGTTCCCATTATGGAAGTTCTTGAGATTAGCTCGTGGCTGATCGAGAACACTCCTGACTTGCGAATTCGCGTGGGCTCCTCTAGCGTTCCCTGCCAACATGGCCTCGCCTTGGGCGCCCGCTTTGTTCTGGGGCCGCTGGAAGGGCAGGTCTACGACTACCTGCCCGCTTCGGCACTCGATCGCGTGCGCAATCTCGACGCTTTCGCTGGCATGCTGGCTCTCGATAAGTGGACCTGTAACGCAAACGGCCGTCAGGCGGTTTTCTGGAAGAAGACTCGCGATAAGAAGTACACGGCGACCTTCGTCGACCAGGGCTACTGCTTCAATGCCGGCGAGTGGAACTATCCTGATTCGCCACTGCGCGGCGTGTATCCGCGCAACGAGGTCTATGCCGGGGTGCGAGGATGGGATTCCTTCGAGCCCTGGCTTTCGCGCATCGAGAACATTGAGCCGAGCATTCTGTGGGAGATCGCGGAGACGGTTCCGCCGGAGTGGTACGGATCAACAGTCGACGAGCTCGAGCGTCTTGTTGAACAACTAATTGCAAGGCGAAGCCGCGTCCGCGAACTGATCGACGGCTTCCGCAACTCAAGTCGCGGAGCATTTCAGAACTGGGAAAAGCAGAGTTCTCAGGTTGCTTCGTAA